The following are encoded in a window of Lichenicola cladoniae genomic DNA:
- the mscL gene encoding large conductance mechanosensitive channel protein MscL: MALKPHAIRAPGWVSEFSAFIMRGNVVDLAVGIIIGAAFTTIVQSLVKDIFTPLIGLVVGGIDFSNIFVTLRGTHYATLAEAQRLGSPTLNVGLFLNAVIQFLIVGLVIFWVVKLLTKLHVRQEAKEAIVLPTASELLLVEIRDLLARREAVPATEPTLPPSLSI, from the coding sequence ATGGCACTGAAACCTCATGCGATCCGGGCTCCAGGCTGGGTCTCCGAGTTCAGCGCGTTCATCATGCGCGGCAACGTCGTCGACCTTGCAGTCGGTATCATCATCGGCGCCGCCTTCACCACGATCGTGCAGAGCCTGGTCAAGGACATCTTCACGCCGCTGATCGGCCTGGTCGTGGGCGGCATCGATTTCTCCAACATCTTCGTGACGCTGAGGGGCACGCATTACGCGACCCTGGCGGAAGCCCAGCGGCTGGGCTCGCCCACGCTCAATGTCGGGCTGTTCCTGAATGCCGTGATCCAGTTCCTGATCGTCGGCCTGGTGATCTTCTGGGTCGTGAAGCTGCTGACCAAGCTGCATGTGCGCCAGGAGGCGAAGGAAGCGATCGTGCTCCCGACCGCGAGCGAACTGCTGCTGGTCGAGATCCGTGACCTTCTGGCGCGGCGGGAAGCAGTGCCGGCGACCGAGCCGACATTGCCGCCCTCCCTGTCGATCTGA
- a CDS encoding DUF3597 domain-containing protein, giving the protein MSFFGSIMDKIVHFATGAVGSADAATPAAAPAAGSPDAPSPSTPAAAPAGASLQSVDVGAVLSKLAEQKGGNLNYQTSIVDLLKLLDLDSSLQARKTLAGELDVHAGADGSAEENIALHKAVVQKLQENGGTVPDSMKG; this is encoded by the coding sequence ATGAGCTTTTTCGGATCGATCATGGACAAGATCGTCCACTTCGCGACCGGAGCGGTCGGCTCCGCGGATGCAGCCACACCGGCCGCCGCGCCCGCTGCCGGCAGCCCGGATGCGCCCTCGCCCTCCACACCGGCCGCCGCACCGGCCGGCGCATCTCTGCAGTCCGTCGATGTCGGCGCGGTGCTGTCCAAGCTGGCGGAGCAGAAGGGCGGCAACCTGAACTACCAGACGTCGATCGTTGACCTGCTCAAGCTGCTGGACCTGGATTCCAGTCTCCAGGCCCGCAAGACCCTCGCCGGCGAACTCGATGTCCATGCCGGCGCCGATGGCAGCGCGGAAGAGAATATCGCCCTGCACAAGGCGGTGGTGCAGAAGCTGCAGGAGAACGGCGGTACCGTCCCCGACAGCATGAAGGGCTGA
- the secF gene encoding protein translocase subunit SecF, with amino-acid sequence MSNSTSALLRPRFRFVKDGTRIKFMRGRFLGLAVSAFLSAASVGLFFYPGLSLGIDFKGGIVVEARTQGPADFAKIRAGLAAQHVTNAGLQRFGSADDVLIRLDAPAGKDAGSEAATQSLVDKVRAGVSQAQPGTQILRADAVGASVSSELFRNGLLALGISLLMILAYIWFRFEWEFAVSAVATLVLDITKTIGFLAITRFEFDLVMVAAILTVLGYSTNDKVVVYDRVRENLRKYRTMPLRELIDLSINETLNRTLGTSSTVFLAALPLALFGGHTLAGFAWVMLFGIVVGTSSSIFIAAPILLLLGEKRLRRDAQKPAPPRAKAK; translated from the coding sequence ATGTCCAATTCGACCTCGGCCCTGCTTCGTCCGCGCTTCCGCTTCGTCAAGGACGGCACCCGCATCAAGTTCATGCGCGGCCGCTTCCTGGGGCTCGCGGTCTCGGCGTTCCTGTCGGCGGCGTCGGTGGGGCTGTTCTTCTATCCCGGGCTGTCGCTCGGCATCGACTTCAAGGGCGGCATTGTCGTCGAGGCGCGCACTCAGGGACCGGCCGATTTCGCCAAGATCCGCGCCGGGCTCGCGGCACAGCACGTCACCAATGCCGGCCTGCAACGGTTCGGCAGTGCCGACGACGTGCTGATCCGCCTCGATGCGCCCGCAGGCAAGGATGCCGGTTCCGAGGCAGCGACCCAGTCGCTGGTCGACAAGGTTCGCGCCGGCGTCAGCCAGGCCCAGCCGGGGACGCAGATCCTGCGCGCCGACGCGGTCGGCGCGTCGGTGTCGTCGGAGCTGTTCCGCAACGGATTGCTGGCGCTCGGGATCAGCCTGCTGATGATCCTGGCCTATATCTGGTTTCGCTTCGAATGGGAGTTCGCGGTCAGCGCCGTGGCGACGCTGGTGCTCGACATCACCAAGACCATCGGCTTCCTGGCAATCACCCGGTTCGAGTTCGACCTGGTGATGGTGGCGGCGATCCTGACCGTCCTCGGCTACTCCACCAACGACAAGGTCGTGGTCTATGACCGGGTGCGGGAGAATCTTCGCAAGTATCGCACCATGCCGCTGCGCGAGCTGATCGACCTGTCGATCAACGAGACCCTGAACCGGACGCTCGGCACGTCATCCACCGTGTTCCTGGCCGCGTTGCCACTGGCCCTGTTCGGCGGCCACACCCTGGCCGGCTTTGCCTGGGTGATGCTGTTCGGCATTGTCGTCGGCACCTCGTCCTCGATCTTCATCGCCGCCCCGATCCTGCTGCTGCTGGGCGAGAAGCGGCTGCGTCGCGACGCGCAGAAGCCGGCCCCGCCCCGCGCCAAGGCGAAATAG
- the secD gene encoding protein translocase subunit SecD — translation MMYYSRLKMGSVLAVCLIGLLLCLPNVFRMPGANLPWRQIHLGLDLRGGSYLLMRVDLDTLARGRLETLTDGVRQSLLKAGLGYRNLVADPKLGAVTFTPRSPAEHDRDLAILADLPAATPNEFAISTLADGRIAVTLSPGALRTRASDAVAQSIEIVRRRIDATGAVDPEITRQGDDRIVVQLPGISDPNRIKQLLGTTAKMTFHLVAEGVSPGGAAPPGVDMLPMQDDPKQLVPVMHHVDVDGADLTNARAGQDNQSGQWAIDFTLDSVGTRQFAEVTRDNLGKPFAIVLDNKVITAPVIRGVIPSGNGQITGNYTAQSATDLALLLRAGALPAPLEVIEQRSIGPTLGADSIRAGAISLGIGFLLVVGFMAVFYGLFGWYANLALVANLILIVAVLSLFQATLTLPGMAGMLLTLGMAVDANILINERIREEVQRGRTPLAAMQAGFERATSTIVDSNATALLAHVMLFVFGTGPVRGFALTITIGIVTTLFTTLLLSRMLMVRWYATTRPTILPV, via the coding sequence ATGATGTACTATAGCCGCCTCAAGATGGGCTCCGTTCTGGCCGTCTGCCTGATCGGCCTGCTGCTCTGCCTGCCGAACGTCTTCCGGATGCCGGGTGCCAACCTCCCCTGGCGCCAGATCCATCTCGGCCTCGACCTGCGCGGCGGGTCCTACCTGCTGATGCGGGTCGACCTCGACACGCTGGCGCGCGGACGCCTGGAAACCCTGACCGACGGTGTCCGGCAGTCGTTGCTGAAGGCCGGCCTCGGCTATCGCAACCTGGTGGCCGACCCGAAGCTGGGCGCCGTGACCTTCACGCCACGCAGCCCCGCCGAGCATGATCGCGACCTCGCAATCCTGGCCGACCTGCCGGCGGCGACCCCCAATGAGTTCGCCATTTCGACGCTGGCGGACGGCCGCATCGCGGTGACCTTGTCGCCTGGTGCGCTCCGCACCCGCGCCAGCGACGCCGTCGCCCAGTCGATCGAGATCGTGCGGCGGCGAATCGATGCCACCGGCGCCGTCGACCCAGAAATCACCCGCCAGGGCGACGACCGCATCGTCGTCCAGCTGCCCGGAATCAGCGACCCGAACCGCATCAAGCAGCTGCTCGGCACCACCGCCAAGATGACCTTCCATCTGGTCGCCGAGGGTGTGAGCCCCGGCGGCGCGGCGCCACCCGGCGTCGACATGCTGCCGATGCAGGACGATCCCAAACAATTGGTGCCGGTGATGCACCATGTGGATGTGGACGGCGCCGATCTCACCAACGCGCGCGCCGGCCAGGACAACCAGAGCGGCCAGTGGGCGATCGACTTCACCCTCGACAGCGTCGGCACCCGGCAGTTCGCCGAAGTGACCCGCGACAATCTCGGCAAGCCGTTCGCCATCGTGCTGGACAACAAGGTGATCACCGCCCCGGTGATCCGCGGCGTCATCCCGAGCGGCAACGGCCAGATCACCGGCAACTACACCGCCCAGTCCGCCACCGACCTCGCCCTGCTGTTGCGTGCCGGCGCGCTGCCCGCGCCGCTCGAGGTGATCGAGCAGCGCAGCATCGGACCAACGCTCGGGGCAGACTCGATCCGGGCCGGCGCCATCAGCCTGGGGATCGGCTTCCTGCTGGTGGTCGGCTTCATGGCGGTGTTCTATGGGCTGTTCGGCTGGTATGCGAACCTCGCCCTGGTCGCCAACCTGATCCTGATCGTGGCCGTACTGTCGCTGTTCCAGGCGACCCTGACGCTGCCCGGCATGGCCGGCATGCTGCTCACTCTCGGCATGGCGGTGGACGCCAACATCCTGATCAACGAGCGCATCCGCGAGGAGGTCCAGCGCGGACGCACCCCGCTCGCCGCGATGCAGGCAGGCTTCGAGCGCGCCACCTCGACCATCGTCGACAGCAACGCGACCGCGCTCCTGGCGCACGTCATGCTGTTCGTGTTCGGCACCGGCCCGGTGCGCGGGTTCGCGCTCACCATCACCATCGGCATCGTCACCACGCTGTTCACCACGCTGCTGCTGTCGCGCATGCTGATGGTCCGCTGGTATGCGACGACCCGCCCCACCATCCTGCCGGTCTAG
- a CDS encoding Gfo/Idh/MocA family protein, with translation MARSKAPAGPATGPLLRIGIVGAGHFGRFHALKVAASARSVLAGVHDPDQARAASVGREAGGAPALGLDDLLASCDAVIVAAPAEAHFALAEAALRAGRHVLIEKPIASTLDQADRLIALAGQAGRVLQVGHLLRYSAEHKAITQRITRPLYIEATRIAPFKPRGTDVSVILDLMIHDLDLVLAIVDSPIEDVDALGAAVSSAHEDIANARVRFANGCVATITASRISLKTERRMRLFSEEGYLSADFVARELTMIGRDRGLPLPGTGGFRREAVSWQEHDTLAAEHEAFAASCLDGVPVIVDGSAGRRALAAALAVGDGIAEARRRMERSGLIGMQA, from the coding sequence ATGGCACGTTCCAAGGCACCGGCGGGACCGGCGACCGGACCTCTCCTGCGCATCGGCATTGTCGGCGCGGGACATTTCGGCCGGTTCCATGCACTCAAGGTGGCAGCGTCGGCGCGGTCGGTGCTGGCGGGGGTGCACGACCCGGACCAGGCGCGGGCAGCCTCGGTCGGACGCGAGGCCGGCGGCGCACCCGCACTCGGTTTGGACGATCTGCTGGCGTCCTGCGACGCGGTGATCGTCGCGGCGCCGGCGGAAGCCCATTTCGCGCTGGCCGAGGCGGCATTGCGGGCCGGACGGCACGTGCTGATCGAGAAGCCGATCGCCTCGACCCTGGATCAGGCCGACCGGCTGATCGCCCTCGCCGGGCAGGCGGGCCGGGTGCTGCAGGTCGGGCATCTGCTGCGCTACTCCGCCGAGCACAAGGCGATCACCCAGCGCATCACCCGGCCACTCTATATCGAGGCGACCCGGATCGCGCCGTTCAAGCCGCGCGGCACCGACGTCTCGGTGATCCTGGACCTGATGATCCATGATCTCGACCTGGTGCTGGCGATCGTCGACAGCCCGATCGAGGATGTGGACGCGCTGGGCGCCGCGGTCAGCAGCGCGCACGAGGATATCGCCAACGCCCGGGTGCGTTTCGCCAACGGCTGCGTCGCCACCATCACCGCCAGCCGGATCTCGCTGAAGACCGAGCGGCGGATGCGGCTGTTCTCGGAGGAAGGGTATCTTTCGGCGGATTTTGTGGCCCGCGAGCTCACCATGATCGGCCGGGATCGCGGCCTGCCGCTGCCCGGCACCGGCGGCTTCCGGCGCGAGGCGGTGAGCTGGCAGGAGCACGATACGCTGGCCGCCGAGCACGAGGCGTTCGCGGCCTCTTGCCTGGACGGGGTGCCGGTGATCGTCGACGGGTCCGCCGGCCGCCGGGCACTCGCCGCCGCCTTGGCGGTCGGCGACGGCATCGCCGAGGCGCGCCGGCGCATGGAACGCTCCGGCCTGATCGGCATGCAGGCCTGA
- a CDS encoding aminotransferase-like domain-containing protein yields MQTDDIIGSWQRHLTGQTGPLYLCIVEALSRSIRQGELREGDRLPPQRRLATALDVDLTTVTRAFNEAKRRGLLDATVGRGSFVRSGVGAARWRDDRQAVVDLTMNLPPMLAEPSMQRLLQEGVSRLLRKQDVGVLMSYRMTAGTTEERTAGAAWLKPVLGQRAVDEVLLVPGAQSAMLAVVSTMAKTGDAIVAEQFTYPGIRALAAQLGLNLSGVGMDAEGMIPDALDRVLRESGARLIYCTPNIQNPTTATMSLERRRRILSVAQAHNSMVLEDDPYGLLPTDPLPALAQLAPTRVFHVATLAKVLSPGLRTAFLVAPSYDHAQRLTAAIRATSLMGAGLMTGLATQWIRGGQARTILDAVRAESAARQRVARTVLGTAPCAHPEGLHVWLRLPPHWNSSDFVTYVRRQGLALVPSDVFTVEGKAPGRVRIALGTAADQPALLDALTSVAAAMQHKRAQGYDNVV; encoded by the coding sequence ATGCAGACGGACGACATCATCGGCTCCTGGCAGCGTCATCTGACCGGGCAGACCGGCCCGCTCTATCTGTGCATCGTCGAAGCCCTGAGCCGGTCGATCCGGCAGGGCGAACTTCGCGAAGGCGACCGGCTGCCGCCGCAACGTCGCCTGGCCACCGCCCTGGACGTCGATCTCACGACAGTCACCCGCGCCTTCAACGAGGCCAAGCGGCGTGGCCTGCTCGACGCGACGGTCGGGCGGGGCAGTTTCGTGCGGTCCGGGGTCGGCGCGGCGCGCTGGCGCGACGACCGCCAGGCGGTGGTCGACCTCACCATGAACCTGCCGCCGATGCTGGCGGAGCCATCGATGCAACGGCTGCTGCAGGAGGGCGTCAGCCGGCTGCTGCGCAAGCAGGATGTGGGCGTGCTGATGTCATACCGCATGACCGCCGGCACCACCGAGGAACGCACCGCCGGCGCCGCCTGGCTGAAGCCGGTACTCGGCCAGCGTGCGGTGGACGAGGTGCTGCTGGTTCCGGGTGCGCAGAGCGCCATGCTCGCGGTCGTCAGCACGATGGCGAAGACCGGCGACGCGATCGTTGCCGAGCAGTTCACCTATCCGGGCATCCGCGCGCTGGCCGCCCAGCTCGGACTCAACCTGTCCGGGGTCGGCATGGATGCGGAAGGGATGATCCCGGACGCGCTCGACCGGGTACTGCGCGAAAGTGGCGCCAGGCTGATCTATTGCACGCCGAACATCCAGAACCCGACCACGGCGACGATGTCGCTGGAGCGACGCCGCCGCATCCTGTCCGTGGCGCAGGCGCATAATTCGATGGTGCTCGAGGATGATCCGTACGGGCTGCTGCCGACCGACCCGCTGCCCGCCCTGGCGCAGCTGGCGCCGACGCGGGTGTTCCATGTGGCGACACTTGCGAAAGTGCTGTCGCCCGGATTGAGAACGGCGTTCCTGGTGGCACCCAGCTACGATCATGCCCAGCGGCTGACTGCCGCGATCCGGGCGACATCGCTGATGGGGGCCGGACTGATGACCGGCCTGGCGACGCAATGGATCCGTGGTGGCCAGGCGAGGACGATCCTCGACGCGGTGCGTGCCGAGTCCGCTGCGAGGCAGCGCGTCGCCCGAACCGTGCTGGGAACTGCCCCATGCGCGCATCCGGAAGGGCTGCATGTCTGGCTCCGCCTGCCGCCGCACTGGAACAGCAGCGATTTCGTCACCTATGTCCGGCGGCAGGGACTGGCGCTGGTGCCGAGCGACGTGTTCACGGTGGAGGGCAAAGCGCCTGGCCGGGTACGGATCGCACTCGGTACAGCCGCCGATCAGCCGGCGCTGCTGGATGCACTGACATCGGTCGCCGCCGCCATGCAACACAAGCGCGCGCAAGGCTACGACAACGTCGTTTAG
- a CDS encoding MSMEG_0572/Sll0783 family nitrogen starvation response protein, translating into MPKVEKIPNQPGDYLVDYEEKVFEDVQAKPGEKALVTFHTVAFEGSIGLVNLLQATRLKRKGFETSILLYGPGITLGVQRGFPRLGDEAFPGHQNFNKQITKFMEEGGKVYACRFSMQALYGHGEGALIPGIRPIAPQDVLDLMLIHRRDGAFILDTWTL; encoded by the coding sequence ATGCCGAAGGTCGAGAAAATCCCGAACCAGCCTGGCGACTATCTGGTCGATTACGAGGAGAAGGTGTTCGAGGATGTCCAGGCAAAGCCTGGCGAGAAGGCGCTCGTCACGTTCCACACGGTCGCGTTCGAAGGCTCGATCGGGCTGGTCAATTTGCTGCAGGCGACACGCCTGAAGCGCAAGGGTTTCGAGACCTCGATCCTGCTGTACGGCCCCGGCATCACGCTCGGCGTGCAGCGCGGGTTTCCGCGCCTGGGCGACGAGGCGTTCCCCGGTCATCAGAACTTCAACAAGCAGATCACAAAGTTCATGGAGGAGGGCGGCAAGGTCTATGCCTGCCGTTTCTCGATGCAGGCCCTGTATGGCCATGGCGAGGGCGCGCTGATCCCCGGCATCCGACCGATCGCGCCGCAGGACGTGCTCGACCTGATGCTGATCCATCGTCGCGACGGCGCCTTCATCCTCGATACCTGGACGCTCTGA
- a CDS encoding Nit6803 family nitrilase, with the protein MGKIVRAAAIQLSPVLENGTGTVEKVCQAIRNAAAQGVQLAVFPETFVPYYPYFSFVMPASKMGAEHMRLYENAVTVPGPITDMVAAEARAAGMVVVLGVNERDHGSLYNTQVIFDADGTILLKRRKITPTFHERMVWGQGDGAGLRVVESAVGRVGALACWEHYNPLARYALMTQHEEIHCAQFPGSMVGQIFADQMEVTIRHHALEAGCFVVNATGWLTDEQIVSITLDTGLQQALRGGCCAAIVSPEGVLLAPPLREGEGMVVADLDMSLIVKRKRMMDSVGHYARPEFLSLQHDMRPAMPVQIQPA; encoded by the coding sequence ATGGGAAAAATCGTCAGGGCAGCCGCAATCCAGTTGTCGCCGGTGCTGGAGAACGGCACCGGCACGGTGGAGAAAGTCTGCCAGGCGATCCGGAACGCGGCTGCACAGGGTGTGCAGCTCGCGGTCTTCCCGGAAACGTTCGTGCCATACTATCCATATTTCTCGTTCGTGATGCCGGCGTCGAAGATGGGCGCCGAGCATATGCGGCTCTACGAAAATGCCGTTACCGTGCCTGGCCCGATTACCGACATGGTAGCGGCGGAAGCGCGCGCCGCCGGCATGGTCGTCGTGCTGGGCGTCAACGAGCGCGATCACGGCTCGCTCTACAACACCCAGGTGATCTTCGACGCCGACGGCACCATCCTGCTCAAGCGACGCAAGATCACGCCGACATTCCATGAGCGCATGGTGTGGGGCCAGGGCGACGGCGCCGGCCTGCGCGTCGTCGAGAGTGCCGTCGGCCGTGTCGGCGCGCTGGCCTGCTGGGAGCATTATAACCCGCTCGCACGCTACGCCCTGATGACGCAGCACGAGGAAATCCACTGCGCGCAGTTTCCGGGCTCGATGGTCGGCCAGATCTTCGCCGACCAGATGGAGGTAACGATCCGCCATCATGCGCTCGAGGCGGGATGCTTCGTCGTCAACGCCACAGGCTGGCTCACCGACGAACAGATCGTGTCGATCACGCTGGATACCGGTTTGCAGCAGGCACTGCGTGGGGGATGCTGTGCGGCGATCGTGTCGCCGGAGGGGGTGCTGCTCGCGCCGCCGCTGCGGGAGGGCGAGGGCATGGTCGTAGCGGATCTCGATATGTCCCTGATCGTGAAGCGCAAGCGCATGATGGACAGTGTCGGCCATTATGCGCGGCCCGAATTTCTGAGCCTGCAGCATGACATGCGCCCGGCCATGCCGGTGCAGATCCAGCCCGCCTAG
- a CDS encoding MSMEG_0568 family radical SAM protein, with product MSIQTSMPMSSRQLITELQSFGLKLADSDKGGQSRRGGAGPSDHKAVTVAGQTVMVPIHTATARTSPFTAAPPDPNGITVLMREGMEVGRIAFPRPPRFYGLQTFDGVPYWKIALLHGRDTLATTVMQTCIRYRDQRTACQFCAIGQSLEAGRTIAHKTPEQLAEVARAAVLLDGVRDMVLTTGTPNLDDRGAAVLCDSAFAIKAAIDLPIQAQCEPPRDPVWYARLKAAGADSLGMHLEAATQDVRARIMPGKATVSIERYMDAFAQAVPVFGRGQVNTYILAGLGDTPDEILCLSERLIALGVYPFVVPFVPISGTALEDHAAPTPDFMRQVLRPLGRMLRDANLRSVDIKAGCGRCGACSSLSAYED from the coding sequence ATGTCGATCCAGACTTCGATGCCGATGAGCAGCCGGCAGTTGATCACCGAGCTGCAGTCGTTCGGTCTGAAGCTGGCCGACAGCGACAAGGGCGGCCAAAGCCGTCGCGGCGGTGCCGGTCCGTCGGACCACAAGGCGGTGACCGTCGCCGGCCAGACGGTGATGGTGCCGATCCATACGGCGACGGCGCGCACCTCGCCGTTCACCGCAGCCCCGCCGGACCCGAACGGCATCACGGTGCTGATGCGAGAGGGCATGGAGGTCGGCCGCATCGCCTTCCCGCGGCCGCCGCGCTTCTACGGTCTGCAGACGTTCGATGGCGTGCCGTACTGGAAGATCGCGCTGCTGCATGGCCGCGACACGCTGGCGACGACGGTGATGCAGACCTGCATCCGCTACCGCGACCAGCGCACCGCCTGCCAGTTCTGCGCGATCGGGCAGTCGCTCGAAGCCGGCCGAACCATCGCCCACAAGACGCCCGAGCAACTGGCCGAGGTCGCCCGGGCTGCAGTCCTGCTCGACGGCGTTCGCGACATGGTGCTGACCACCGGCACACCCAATCTCGACGATCGGGGCGCCGCGGTGCTGTGCGACAGCGCGTTTGCCATCAAGGCGGCGATCGACCTGCCGATCCAGGCGCAGTGCGAGCCGCCGCGCGACCCGGTCTGGTATGCACGGCTGAAAGCCGCCGGTGCCGACAGCCTCGGCATGCATCTCGAAGCCGCCACCCAGGATGTGCGTGCGCGCATCATGCCGGGCAAGGCGACGGTCAGCATCGAGCGCTACATGGATGCGTTCGCGCAGGCCGTGCCGGTGTTCGGCCGTGGCCAGGTCAATACCTACATTCTGGCCGGGCTCGGCGACACGCCGGACGAAATCCTGTGCCTGTCGGAACGGCTGATCGCGCTCGGCGTGTATCCGTTCGTGGTGCCGTTCGTGCCGATCTCGGGAACCGCGCTGGAAGATCATGCAGCGCCGACCCCGGACTTCATGCGCCAGGTGCTGCGTCCGCTGGGGCGCATGCTGCGCGACGCGAACTTGCGCTCGGTCGACATCAAGGCCGGCTGCGGCCGTTGCGGCGCCTGTTCCTCGCTCAGCGCCTACGAGGACTGA